Proteins co-encoded in one Rhodococcus sp. PAMC28707 genomic window:
- a CDS encoding PH domain-containing protein — MITMTDPAWRPSPRARQLWAINASLMWVPLFIAQLVWALIDGKWTTWPHVAVFAASVVFAAVHIVVVPVWRYRVHRWEISDTAVYTLTGWFDQERRIAPISRVQTVDTERGPIDRMLGLSTVTVTTASSAGAVKITALDKEVADRTVAQLTEIAGRTLGDAT, encoded by the coding sequence ATGATCACAATGACCGATCCAGCGTGGCGTCCGAGTCCGCGTGCGCGGCAATTGTGGGCCATCAATGCGTCGTTGATGTGGGTTCCGCTGTTCATCGCCCAGCTCGTCTGGGCCTTGATCGACGGCAAGTGGACGACGTGGCCCCATGTGGCGGTGTTCGCCGCGTCGGTCGTGTTCGCAGCTGTCCATATCGTTGTCGTCCCGGTGTGGCGGTATCGCGTGCATCGTTGGGAGATCAGTGACACGGCGGTGTACACGCTGACCGGCTGGTTCGACCAGGAACGACGCATCGCACCGATTTCGCGGGTGCAGACGGTCGATACCGAGCGTGGGCCGATCGACCGCATGCTGGGTTTGTCCACGGTCACCGTCACCACTGCGTCCTCGGCGGGGGCGGTCAAGATCACGGCTTTGGACAAGGAGGTGGCCGATCGTACTGTCGCTCAGCTCACCGAGATCGCGGGTAGAACGTTGGGTGACGCGACGTGA
- a CDS encoding bifunctional FO biosynthesis protein CofGH produces MLPDPVTAAAPEPEKVPAPSAMRRVLRRARDGVSLNVDEATVLLHARGDDLVDLCTSASRVRDAGLESAGRPKTVSYSRKVFIPITRLCRDKCHYCTFVTVPGKLRAEGHGLFMDPDEIIEVARKGAELGCKEALFTLGDRPEDRWPEAKEWLDSRGYDSTLDYVRAMSIRVLEETGLLPHLNPGVMSWQELSRLKPVAPSMGMMLETTSRRLFEEKGQAHYGSPDKDPEVRLRTLTDAGRLNIPFTTGILVGIGETIRDRAESIMAIRKVHKAFGHVQEIIVQNFLAKNDTVMRDMPDAGMEEFLATIAVTRVLLGPSMRIQAPPNLVAVEETAALLGAGVDDWGGVSPLTPDHVNPERPWPNLDTLAELSEAAGYTLTERTAAQPQYVLAGAPWIDPRISAHVNALADPKTGMARDGVLPTGLPWQEPDEEWVSSGRVDLNTEIDTEGRNSETRSDLDNAFGDWESIREQVRDLAGLERVDRDLVAALRAAEKDPAGLSDEQYLALATAEGTGMDAVAALADDLRRQVNGETVTYVVNRNINFTNICYTGCRFCAFAQRKGDADAFTLSTAEVADRAWEAHALGATEVCMQGGIDPELPVTGYADLVRAVKARVPSMHVHAFSPMEIVNGASRGGQSIRDWLVELRAAGLDTIPGTAAEILDDEVRWVLTKGKLPAAEWIEVVTTAHEIGLRSSSTMMYGHVDNPSHWVGHLNVLKGIQDKTGGFTEFVPLPFVHQSSPLYLAGASRPGPTNRDNRAVHALARIMLHGRIDSIQTSWVKLGITGTQAMLNGGANDLGGTLMEETISRMAGSQNGSEKTVAELHEIANGIGRPARERTTTYGLVDKFPAVGLV; encoded by the coding sequence ATGCTGCCTGATCCTGTAACCGCCGCTGCTCCCGAACCAGAAAAGGTCCCCGCCCCCTCCGCAATGCGTCGCGTTCTACGGCGCGCCCGCGACGGGGTATCGCTCAACGTCGACGAAGCCACGGTGCTGCTGCACGCACGCGGTGACGACCTGGTTGACCTCTGCACTTCGGCGTCGCGGGTGCGGGATGCAGGTCTCGAGTCCGCGGGCCGCCCCAAAACGGTCTCGTATTCGCGCAAGGTGTTCATCCCGATTACTCGCCTGTGCCGCGACAAATGCCATTACTGCACGTTCGTGACGGTGCCGGGGAAGTTGCGCGCCGAGGGCCACGGACTGTTCATGGATCCCGACGAGATCATCGAGGTTGCGCGCAAAGGTGCGGAACTGGGATGCAAAGAAGCACTGTTCACCCTAGGAGACCGGCCGGAAGATCGCTGGCCCGAGGCCAAAGAGTGGCTCGATTCCCGGGGTTACGACTCCACGTTGGACTACGTCCGAGCCATGTCGATTCGAGTTCTCGAAGAAACCGGATTGCTTCCCCATCTCAATCCTGGAGTCATGAGCTGGCAGGAACTCTCTCGCCTCAAGCCCGTCGCGCCGTCGATGGGAATGATGCTCGAGACGACCTCTCGCCGACTGTTCGAGGAAAAGGGTCAGGCTCACTACGGCAGCCCGGACAAAGATCCCGAGGTTCGGCTACGAACTCTGACCGATGCAGGACGCCTCAACATCCCGTTCACCACCGGCATCCTCGTCGGAATCGGGGAAACAATCCGCGATCGCGCCGAGTCGATCATGGCTATTCGTAAGGTGCACAAGGCCTTCGGCCATGTGCAAGAAATCATCGTGCAAAACTTCCTTGCCAAGAACGACACCGTGATGCGAGATATGCCTGACGCAGGCATGGAGGAATTCCTCGCAACCATCGCGGTCACGCGGGTGCTGCTCGGGCCGTCGATGCGTATTCAAGCGCCGCCGAATCTCGTCGCGGTCGAAGAGACCGCTGCGTTGCTCGGCGCGGGCGTCGACGACTGGGGTGGCGTCTCTCCGCTGACTCCGGATCACGTGAACCCGGAACGGCCGTGGCCGAATCTCGACACCTTGGCTGAGCTGTCCGAGGCCGCCGGATACACGCTGACCGAGCGCACAGCAGCGCAACCGCAGTACGTTCTCGCGGGCGCGCCATGGATCGATCCGCGGATCTCCGCGCACGTGAACGCACTGGCAGATCCGAAGACCGGCATGGCGCGTGACGGCGTCCTCCCGACTGGGCTTCCGTGGCAGGAGCCGGACGAGGAGTGGGTGTCCTCGGGCCGAGTGGATCTCAACACCGAGATCGACACCGAGGGGCGTAACAGCGAAACCCGCAGCGACCTGGACAACGCATTCGGGGATTGGGAGTCCATCCGAGAACAAGTGCGCGATCTGGCCGGCCTCGAACGCGTAGACAGGGACCTGGTGGCCGCGCTCCGAGCGGCCGAAAAGGATCCCGCAGGTCTGTCCGATGAGCAGTACCTGGCGCTCGCGACGGCCGAGGGGACCGGCATGGACGCCGTCGCGGCCCTCGCCGACGACCTACGTAGGCAGGTCAACGGCGAGACCGTCACCTACGTCGTCAACCGGAACATCAACTTCACCAACATCTGCTACACTGGCTGCCGGTTCTGTGCTTTCGCGCAACGCAAGGGCGACGCGGATGCGTTCACGCTGTCCACGGCGGAAGTGGCGGACCGCGCCTGGGAGGCGCACGCTCTCGGTGCAACCGAGGTCTGCATGCAGGGCGGTATCGACCCGGAACTGCCGGTCACCGGCTACGCGGACCTGGTGCGCGCAGTGAAAGCGCGGGTGCCGTCGATGCACGTCCATGCGTTCTCTCCGATGGAGATCGTGAACGGGGCTTCGAGAGGTGGACAGTCGATTCGCGATTGGCTCGTCGAACTTCGCGCCGCGGGACTGGACACCATTCCCGGTACCGCAGCCGAAATCCTCGACGACGAGGTCCGCTGGGTGTTGACGAAGGGCAAGTTGCCTGCCGCGGAGTGGATCGAAGTTGTCACCACCGCCCACGAAATAGGCCTGCGATCGAGCTCGACGATGATGTACGGCCATGTCGACAATCCGTCGCACTGGGTCGGTCATCTGAACGTGCTCAAGGGAATCCAGGACAAGACAGGCGGATTCACCGAATTCGTGCCACTGCCGTTCGTGCACCAGTCCTCGCCGCTGTATCTAGCCGGAGCATCGCGTCCCGGCCCGACGAACCGTGACAATCGCGCAGTGCATGCATTGGCGCGGATCATGCTGCACGGACGTATCGACAGCATCCAGACGTCGTGGGTCAAGCTCGGCATCACCGGCACTCAGGCGATGCTCAACGGGGGCGCGAACGACCTCGGCGGCACGTTGATGGAAGAGACCATCTCGCGGATGGCGGGGAGCCAGAACGGATCGGAGAAGACCGTCGCCGAGCTCCACGAGATTGCCAATGGGATCGGTCGTCCTGCCCGTGAACGCACCACGACGTACGGTCTCGTCGACAAGTTCCCCGCGGTCGGACTCGTCTGA
- the fdxA gene encoding ferredoxin — protein MTYTIAEPCVDVLDKACIEECPVDCIYEGGRMLYIHPDECVDCGACEPVCPVEAIFYEDDVPEQWSGYVSANVDFFDDLGSPGGAAKLGKTDFDPPFIKALPPMGES, from the coding sequence GTGACGTACACGATTGCGGAACCGTGCGTGGATGTACTCGACAAGGCATGCATCGAAGAATGCCCGGTGGACTGCATTTACGAAGGTGGCCGCATGCTGTACATCCACCCCGACGAGTGCGTCGACTGTGGTGCATGCGAACCGGTCTGCCCCGTCGAGGCGATCTTCTACGAGGACGATGTCCCGGAGCAGTGGAGTGGCTACGTGAGCGCGAACGTCGATTTCTTCGACGATCTAGGTTCACCTGGTGGGGCCGCGAAGCTCGGCAAGACCGATTTCGACCCACCGTTCATCAAGGCACTGCCTCCCATGGGTGAGAGCTGA
- the dapC gene encoding succinyldiaminopimelate transaminase yields the protein MARISVASGLPNFPWDSLTAAKDKAQSHPDGIVDLSVGTPVDPVAPIIRAALASVSDIPGYPTTVGTLALREAAVAALARRYGVTGIGVDAVLPAIGTKEMIAWLPSLLGLGNSDLVVIPELAYPTYEVGALLAGTRIIRADGLNRLGPERASLVFVNSPANPSGKVLGLEHLRKVVSWARERDAVVVSDECYLGLTWEGEALSILDPRVSDGDHTNLLAVHSLSKTSNLASYRAGFVVGDQKLVTELLEVRKHAGMIMPLPIQAAMTAALSDDEHENIQRERYRARRTTLLSAVRAAGFEVDHSEAGLYLWASRGEPCRDTIDWLAERGILAAPGEFYGPRGSQHVRIALTATDERIRTAAERLTA from the coding sequence TTGGCACGTATCTCCGTCGCGTCCGGCCTGCCGAACTTCCCCTGGGACTCACTGACTGCCGCGAAGGACAAGGCACAGTCGCACCCGGACGGGATCGTGGATCTGTCGGTAGGCACGCCCGTCGACCCGGTTGCACCGATCATTCGTGCAGCGCTGGCATCGGTATCCGACATCCCCGGTTACCCGACGACCGTCGGCACGCTTGCCTTACGTGAAGCAGCAGTTGCTGCGCTGGCGCGGCGGTACGGCGTAACGGGGATCGGTGTCGACGCCGTTCTGCCTGCTATCGGCACCAAGGAAATGATCGCCTGGTTACCGAGCCTTCTCGGTCTCGGTAACAGCGACCTCGTGGTCATCCCCGAACTGGCTTACCCGACTTACGAAGTCGGAGCTCTCCTTGCGGGTACACGCATCATTCGTGCCGACGGCTTGAATCGACTCGGGCCCGAGCGCGCATCGCTCGTGTTCGTGAACTCTCCTGCGAACCCGAGCGGCAAGGTGCTCGGCCTGGAGCACCTCCGCAAAGTAGTCTCGTGGGCCCGTGAGCGCGACGCCGTGGTCGTCTCCGACGAGTGCTACCTCGGCCTGACGTGGGAAGGTGAAGCACTCTCGATCCTCGACCCCCGTGTCAGCGACGGCGACCATACGAATCTCCTTGCCGTGCACTCACTTTCCAAGACATCCAATCTCGCGAGCTATCGTGCCGGCTTCGTCGTAGGCGACCAGAAATTGGTAACCGAACTGCTCGAAGTCCGCAAACACGCAGGAATGATCATGCCGTTGCCGATTCAAGCTGCGATGACTGCGGCACTGTCCGACGACGAGCACGAGAACATCCAGCGCGAGCGCTACCGTGCCCGGCGCACCACACTGCTCTCCGCCGTCAGGGCAGCCGGCTTCGAAGTAGACCACTCCGAAGCCGGGCTGTATCTCTGGGCCAGCCGTGGGGAACCCTGCCGGGACACCATCGACTGGCTCGCCGAGCGCGGCATCCTTGCCGCACCGGGTGAGTTCTACGGTCCCCGCGGATCCCAGCACGTCCGTATCGCGCTGACCGCCACCGACGAACGAATCCGCACTGCAGCGGAGCGTTTGACGGCCTAG
- a CDS encoding LysE family translocator, which translates to MTVSVLLSFAGVCFLLAILPGPDSFLVLRYSIGGQRPGMAAAMGVALGGLFWAVLVAVGLAAIVEQSATVYRTIKILGGLYLLYLGVRAFAARRKTKVDGEPMVPVVASARSAFGAGVLSCVLNPKVGLFYLAVVPQFLTVVTFAGAMTLGAVEVVVAALVMGFFSVVAARAVVLLRRPKVTDWLDRISAGILAALGIGTVASSV; encoded by the coding sequence ATGACCGTCAGTGTGCTGCTCAGCTTTGCAGGTGTGTGTTTTCTGCTGGCGATTCTTCCTGGACCGGATTCGTTCCTCGTGCTTCGATACAGCATCGGAGGGCAGCGACCCGGAATGGCAGCGGCCATGGGCGTTGCACTCGGTGGCTTGTTCTGGGCAGTTTTGGTTGCCGTCGGACTTGCAGCCATCGTCGAGCAGTCTGCGACCGTGTACCGAACAATCAAGATCCTCGGTGGCCTGTACCTGCTGTACCTCGGGGTACGTGCGTTCGCGGCGCGCAGGAAGACGAAGGTCGACGGGGAACCGATGGTGCCGGTCGTGGCCTCGGCTCGCTCCGCGTTCGGCGCCGGTGTCCTCTCGTGCGTGCTCAATCCCAAAGTCGGGCTGTTCTATCTCGCTGTCGTTCCCCAGTTCCTGACCGTCGTCACGTTCGCCGGAGCCATGACTCTCGGGGCCGTGGAGGTGGTGGTCGCCGCACTGGTCATGGGCTTCTTCTCGGTCGTCGCCGCGCGTGCCGTCGTGCTGCTGCGGCGACCCAAGGTGACCGACTGGCTCGATCGCATCAGCGCTGGAATCCTCGCCGCCCTCGGCATCGGCACAGTCGCGTCCTCGGTGTAG
- a CDS encoding acyl-CoA synthetase, producing the protein MYGNHVLLRSLNPLAVARGHDIADAVTIGGVSLSRGDILGAATSVAERISRAERLAVLATPSVKTVLAVVGALIAGVTVVPIPPDAGHAEREHMLRDSGAQAWLGEAPEDTAGLEVLPVRQHARSWHSYPDPHPSSIAFILYTSGTTGPPKGVLLSREAIAAGIDAVAQAWNWTSRDIVVHGLPLFHVHGLLLGVLGPLRVGSPLVHTGKPTPELYAAAKGTLYFGVPTVWSRIAADEASARALAHARLLVSGSAPLPVPVFEKLNELTGQAPIERYGMSETLITISTRSDGERRPGSVGLPVDGVETRIVSEVGEALPHDGESIGALQVRGPMLFAGYLNNPEATAKVFTEDGWFDTGDVAVIGPDGFHRIVGRASTDLIKTGGYRVGAGEIETVLLGDPSVDEVAVVGLPDDDLGQRIVAFVVGTGVEPSALIDLVANELSIHKRPREIRVVDSLPRNAMGKVQKKQLG; encoded by the coding sequence ATGTACGGTAACCATGTGCTGCTCCGATCATTGAATCCACTCGCCGTCGCTCGCGGACACGATATTGCCGACGCTGTGACGATCGGCGGTGTCTCCCTCTCCCGCGGCGACATTCTCGGCGCCGCGACATCGGTCGCCGAGCGGATCTCGCGGGCGGAACGCCTGGCAGTTCTGGCGACTCCCAGCGTCAAGACGGTGCTTGCCGTAGTCGGTGCGCTGATTGCAGGTGTGACGGTGGTGCCGATCCCGCCCGATGCCGGGCATGCCGAACGCGAACACATGCTGCGGGACTCCGGTGCGCAGGCATGGCTGGGTGAGGCGCCCGAGGACACGGCGGGCCTCGAGGTCCTGCCGGTTCGTCAGCACGCAAGGTCCTGGCACAGCTACCCGGATCCACACCCGTCGTCCATCGCTTTCATTCTCTACACCTCCGGCACGACCGGCCCGCCGAAAGGCGTCCTGTTGTCGAGGGAAGCGATCGCGGCCGGCATCGACGCGGTAGCGCAGGCGTGGAACTGGACATCCCGGGACATCGTGGTGCACGGACTTCCGCTGTTCCATGTCCACGGACTGCTCCTCGGAGTACTGGGCCCGCTGCGCGTCGGAAGTCCGCTCGTACACACCGGTAAGCCGACTCCCGAGTTGTATGCCGCAGCCAAAGGGACGCTGTATTTCGGTGTCCCGACGGTGTGGTCCCGCATCGCTGCCGACGAGGCGTCCGCAAGAGCACTCGCACACGCCCGTCTGCTCGTCTCCGGTAGCGCGCCTCTGCCCGTGCCGGTGTTCGAGAAACTGAACGAACTCACCGGCCAGGCGCCCATCGAGCGTTACGGCATGAGCGAAACACTGATCACCATCAGCACCCGCTCCGACGGAGAACGTAGGCCCGGGTCCGTGGGACTGCCGGTGGATGGCGTCGAAACACGAATCGTGAGCGAGGTGGGGGAGGCGCTGCCACACGACGGCGAGTCGATCGGAGCGCTGCAGGTGCGCGGTCCAATGCTGTTCGCCGGCTACCTGAACAACCCGGAGGCGACGGCGAAGGTCTTCACCGAGGACGGGTGGTTCGACACCGGCGACGTGGCGGTCATCGGTCCGGACGGATTCCACCGCATCGTCGGACGCGCATCCACCGACCTGATCAAGACCGGTGGCTATCGCGTCGGTGCCGGTGAGATCGAGACCGTTCTGCTGGGGGACCCGAGCGTCGACGAGGTCGCCGTCGTGGGGCTTCCGGACGACGACCTCGGTCAGCGCATCGTCGCATTCGTCGTCGGCACCGGCGTCGAACCGTCGGCTCTGATCGATCTCGTCGCGAACGAACTCTCGATTCACAAGCGGCCGAGGGAAATTCGCGTCGTGGATTCACTGCCACGCAACGCGATGGGCAAGGTTCAGAAAAAGCAGCTCGGCTGA
- a CDS encoding CHAP domain-containing protein produces the protein MGNDGVDTAPVRAQSASTSPAARTSRRKLGWVAGVLAATVLLAAGVLWLAPSRYLPWDTTAFPDVDAAALSSEQAEVVELLRTEHSRQNPGTFYSDGVEEAWCANFVSWIMREAGQPLSNPNSGSWRIPGVYTLTEYYQDEGRFEPKGYIPSVGDVVLYDNSSWIGQHTNIVVAIDGNTATTVGGNELGKIRVHTVDVSGDSAVVGFGRLVE, from the coding sequence ATGGGCAACGACGGGGTCGACACCGCGCCCGTGCGCGCGCAATCGGCTAGTACCTCACCGGCCGCGCGCACGAGCCGTCGAAAGTTGGGATGGGTCGCCGGAGTTCTTGCCGCCACCGTGTTGTTGGCAGCGGGCGTGTTGTGGTTGGCGCCGAGTAGATACTTACCGTGGGACACCACGGCATTCCCCGATGTCGACGCTGCGGCACTGTCTTCGGAGCAGGCCGAGGTGGTCGAACTTCTCCGCACCGAACACAGCCGACAGAACCCGGGAACCTTCTACTCCGATGGTGTAGAAGAAGCGTGGTGCGCAAACTTCGTCAGCTGGATCATGCGTGAGGCAGGACAGCCACTGAGCAATCCGAATTCCGGTAGCTGGCGGATCCCCGGTGTGTACACGCTGACCGAGTACTACCAAGACGAGGGCAGATTCGAACCGAAGGGATATATCCCGTCGGTCGGGGACGTCGTACTCTACGACAACAGCAGTTGGATAGGTCAGCACACCAACATCGTCGTCGCGATCGACGGAAACACTGCCACCACGGTGGGTGGCAACGAACTCGGAAAGATCCGCGTACATACCGTCGACGTATCCGGCGATTCGGCCGTCGTCGGATTCGGGCGCCTCGTCGAATAG